The Columba livia isolate bColLiv1 breed racing homer chromosome 18, bColLiv1.pat.W.v2, whole genome shotgun sequence genome includes a region encoding these proteins:
- the DDX5 gene encoding probable ATP-dependent RNA helicase DDX5 isoform X2, protein MPGFGAPRFGGSRGGPLSGKKFGNPGEKLTKKKWNLDELPKFEKNFYQEHPDVARRTVQEVEQYRASKEVTVRGHNCPKPIINFYEANFPANVMEVIQRQNFTEPTAIQAQGWPVALSGLDMVGVAQTGSGKTLSYLLPAIVHINHQPFLERGDGPICLVLAPTRELAQQVQQVAAEYSRACRLKSTCIYGGAPKGPQIRDLERGVEICIATPGRLIDFLEAGKTNLRRCTYLVLDEADRMLDMGFEPQIRKIVDQIRPDRQTLMWSATWPKEVRQLAEDFLKEYVHINIGALELSANHNILQIVDVCHDVEKDDKLIRLMEEIMSEKENKTIVFVETKRRCDDLTRKMRRDGWPAMGIHGDKSQQERDWVLNEFKHGKAPILIATDVASRGLDVEDVKFVINYDYPNSSEDYIHRIGRTARSTKTGTAYTFFTPNNIKQVNDLISVLREANQAINPKLLQLIEDRGSGRSRGDRRDRYSAGKRGGFSSFRERENFERTYGALGKRDFGAKTQNGAYSAQSFSNGTPFGNGFAAAGMQASFRAGNPAGAYQNGYDQQYGSNIANMHNGMNQQQYAYPATGAAPMIGYPMPTSYSQ, encoded by the exons ATGCCCGG GTTTGGAGCCCCCCGTTTTGGAGGAAGCAGAGGTGGACCTCTCTCTGGGAAGAAATTTGGAAACCCTGGGGAAAAACttacaaaaaagaaatggaatttaGATGAGCTGCCCAAATTTGAGAAGAACTTCTATCAAGAACATCCCGATGTAGCTAGACGTACTGTG CAAGAAGTTGAACAGTACCGAGCAAGCAAAGAAGTTACAGTTAGAGGCCATAACTGTCCAAAACCAATTATAAACTTCTATGAAGCTAACTTTCCTG CAAATGTTATGGAAGTAATTCAGAGGCAGAACTTCACTGAACCAACTGCTATTCAGGCACAAGGTTGGCCTGTTGCATTGAGTGGACTGGATATGGTTGGAGTGGCACAGACTGGATCAGGGAAAACACTGTCT TACTTGTTGCCTGCTATTGTGCATATAAATCATCAGCCATTCCTGGAGCGAGGAGATGGACCTATT TGTCTTGTGCTGGCACCAACTCGTGAACTGGCTCAACAAGTGCAGCAGGTAGCTGCGGAATATAGCAGAGCGTGCCGTTTGAAGTCTACCTGTATTTATGGAGGTGCTCCAAAGGGACCACAAATTCGTGACTTAGAAAGAG GTGTGGAAATTTGCATTGCAACACCTGGAAGACTTATAGACTTCTTAGAAGCTGGAAAGACCAATCTCAGGCGGTGTACTTACCTTGTCCTTGACGAAGCTGACAGGATGCTTGACATGGGATTTGAACCTCAGATCAGAAAAATTGTGGATCAGATAAGA CCCGACAGGCAGACTCTGATGTGGAGTGCCACATGGCCAAAGGAAGTGAGGCAACTGGCTGAAGACTTTCTGAAAGAATATGTGCACATCAACATTGGTGCACTGGAACTAAGTGCAAACCACAACATTCTTCAGATTGTGGATGTGTGTCATGATGTGGAGAAAGATGACAA GCTTATCCGTTTGATGGAGGAAATAATGagcgagaaggaaaataaaacaattgttTTTGTGGAAACCAAAAGACGGTGTGATGATCTTACCAGGAAAATGAGGAGAGATGG GTGGCCAGCAATGGGCATTCATGGTGATAAAAGTCAGCAGGAGAGGGACTGGGTTCTAAACG AATTCAAACATGGAAAAGCACCGATCCTGATTGCTACAGATGTTGCATCCAGAGGTCTAG ATGTGGAAGATGTGAAATTTGTCATCAATTATGACTACCCTAACTCCTCAGAGGACTATATCCACCGAATTGGACGAACTGCCCGCAGTACCAAAACAGGCACAGCATACACATTCTTTACTCCTAACAATATTAAGCAAGTAAATGACCTCATCTCTGTGCTTCGTGAGGCTAATCAAGCCATCAACCCCAAATTGCTTCAGTTGATTGAAGACAGAGGTTCAG GTCGTTCCCGAGGTGACCGACGTGACAGATACTCTGCGGGCAAAAGGGGTGGATTTAGTAGTTTTAGAGAGAGGGAGAACTTTGAGAGAACCTATGGTGCGCTAGGCAAGAGAGACTTTGGAGCAAAAACTCAAAACGGGGCCTACAGTGCCCAAAGTTTCAGTAACGGAACTCCTTTTGGCAATGGCTTTGCAGCTGCAGGCATGCAGGCCAGCTTCAGGGCCGGCAACCCCGCAGGAGCTTACCAGAATGGCTATGACCAGCAGTACGGCAGTAACATCGCAAACATGCACAATGGCATGAACCAGCAGCAGTACGCGTATCCCGCCACTGGTGCTGCTCCTATGATAGGTTACCCAATGCCAACAAGTTACTCTCAATAA
- the DDX5 gene encoding probable ATP-dependent RNA helicase DDX5 isoform X1, which yields MPGYSSDRDRGFGAPRFGGSRGGPLSGKKFGNPGEKLTKKKWNLDELPKFEKNFYQEHPDVARRTVQEVEQYRASKEVTVRGHNCPKPIINFYEANFPANVMEVIQRQNFTEPTAIQAQGWPVALSGLDMVGVAQTGSGKTLSYLLPAIVHINHQPFLERGDGPICLVLAPTRELAQQVQQVAAEYSRACRLKSTCIYGGAPKGPQIRDLERGVEICIATPGRLIDFLEAGKTNLRRCTYLVLDEADRMLDMGFEPQIRKIVDQIRPDRQTLMWSATWPKEVRQLAEDFLKEYVHINIGALELSANHNILQIVDVCHDVEKDDKLIRLMEEIMSEKENKTIVFVETKRRCDDLTRKMRRDGWPAMGIHGDKSQQERDWVLNEFKHGKAPILIATDVASRGLDVEDVKFVINYDYPNSSEDYIHRIGRTARSTKTGTAYTFFTPNNIKQVNDLISVLREANQAINPKLLQLIEDRGSGRSRGDRRDRYSAGKRGGFSSFRERENFERTYGALGKRDFGAKTQNGAYSAQSFSNGTPFGNGFAAAGMQASFRAGNPAGAYQNGYDQQYGSNIANMHNGMNQQQYAYPATGAAPMIGYPMPTSYSQ from the exons ATGCCCGGGTATTCCAGCGACAGGGACAGAGG GTTTGGAGCCCCCCGTTTTGGAGGAAGCAGAGGTGGACCTCTCTCTGGGAAGAAATTTGGAAACCCTGGGGAAAAACttacaaaaaagaaatggaatttaGATGAGCTGCCCAAATTTGAGAAGAACTTCTATCAAGAACATCCCGATGTAGCTAGACGTACTGTG CAAGAAGTTGAACAGTACCGAGCAAGCAAAGAAGTTACAGTTAGAGGCCATAACTGTCCAAAACCAATTATAAACTTCTATGAAGCTAACTTTCCTG CAAATGTTATGGAAGTAATTCAGAGGCAGAACTTCACTGAACCAACTGCTATTCAGGCACAAGGTTGGCCTGTTGCATTGAGTGGACTGGATATGGTTGGAGTGGCACAGACTGGATCAGGGAAAACACTGTCT TACTTGTTGCCTGCTATTGTGCATATAAATCATCAGCCATTCCTGGAGCGAGGAGATGGACCTATT TGTCTTGTGCTGGCACCAACTCGTGAACTGGCTCAACAAGTGCAGCAGGTAGCTGCGGAATATAGCAGAGCGTGCCGTTTGAAGTCTACCTGTATTTATGGAGGTGCTCCAAAGGGACCACAAATTCGTGACTTAGAAAGAG GTGTGGAAATTTGCATTGCAACACCTGGAAGACTTATAGACTTCTTAGAAGCTGGAAAGACCAATCTCAGGCGGTGTACTTACCTTGTCCTTGACGAAGCTGACAGGATGCTTGACATGGGATTTGAACCTCAGATCAGAAAAATTGTGGATCAGATAAGA CCCGACAGGCAGACTCTGATGTGGAGTGCCACATGGCCAAAGGAAGTGAGGCAACTGGCTGAAGACTTTCTGAAAGAATATGTGCACATCAACATTGGTGCACTGGAACTAAGTGCAAACCACAACATTCTTCAGATTGTGGATGTGTGTCATGATGTGGAGAAAGATGACAA GCTTATCCGTTTGATGGAGGAAATAATGagcgagaaggaaaataaaacaattgttTTTGTGGAAACCAAAAGACGGTGTGATGATCTTACCAGGAAAATGAGGAGAGATGG GTGGCCAGCAATGGGCATTCATGGTGATAAAAGTCAGCAGGAGAGGGACTGGGTTCTAAACG AATTCAAACATGGAAAAGCACCGATCCTGATTGCTACAGATGTTGCATCCAGAGGTCTAG ATGTGGAAGATGTGAAATTTGTCATCAATTATGACTACCCTAACTCCTCAGAGGACTATATCCACCGAATTGGACGAACTGCCCGCAGTACCAAAACAGGCACAGCATACACATTCTTTACTCCTAACAATATTAAGCAAGTAAATGACCTCATCTCTGTGCTTCGTGAGGCTAATCAAGCCATCAACCCCAAATTGCTTCAGTTGATTGAAGACAGAGGTTCAG GTCGTTCCCGAGGTGACCGACGTGACAGATACTCTGCGGGCAAAAGGGGTGGATTTAGTAGTTTTAGAGAGAGGGAGAACTTTGAGAGAACCTATGGTGCGCTAGGCAAGAGAGACTTTGGAGCAAAAACTCAAAACGGGGCCTACAGTGCCCAAAGTTTCAGTAACGGAACTCCTTTTGGCAATGGCTTTGCAGCTGCAGGCATGCAGGCCAGCTTCAGGGCCGGCAACCCCGCAGGAGCTTACCAGAATGGCTATGACCAGCAGTACGGCAGTAACATCGCAAACATGCACAATGGCATGAACCAGCAGCAGTACGCGTATCCCGCCACTGGTGCTGCTCCTATGATAGGTTACCCAATGCCAACAAGTTACTCTCAATAA